The window CTGCGAAACGATACACAGAAGTCAAAAAACAAGTGGTTCACGAACCAAGTAATCCTCGGTTTTCGTTGCagatatgtttttctttagtATTGTGCAACTGATGCTAAACCTCAATGTACAACAGACACAAAACTTATTACTTTTCACGGCGACCTACCGTACCCGTCATGCGAGATCATCGAAAAGCTGGAGTCactagaggaagaagacgttGTTGGTTCAGGAGGATTCGGGATCGTGTACCGAATGGTCATGAACGATTGTGGGACATTTGCTGTTAAAAAGATTGATGGAAGCAGAAAAGATTCTGACCAAGTGTTTGAGAGAGAGTTGGAGATTCTGGGTtgcatcaaacatataaaCTTGGTCAATTTGAGGGGTTATTGTAGTCTTCCAACTTCAAAGCTTCTTATCTATGACTTCCTTGCAATGGGCAGCTTAGATGATTTTCTGCATGGTATGACATTAACAGGGGTCCATCTTCCATCCTTTTTCGAGTCGTTCCACTCGTTTAGTGCCGAGCGTTTTCAATATAACGTATAGAGCATTAtcgtttcctttttcttatctCATGCAGAACAGGAATCAGAAAGACGACCTTTGGATTGGCGAGCTCGTTTGAAGGTAGCATTGGGCTCTGCTAGGGGGATTGCATACTTGCATCATGATTGTAGTCCAAAGATCGTGCATCGTGACATTAAATCGAGCAACATTCTTCTTGACGAGAACTTGGAGCCTCATGTATCTGACTTTGGACTAGCCAAGCTTTTGGTTGATGAGGATTCTCATGTCACAACTGTTGTTGCTGGAACATTTGGTTATTTGGCTCCAGGTGCCCATTAGTTATACGTTGTTTATGTTCTTTTCGATACGATCGTTCGAGAATGATTTGAAGTATTTCCTTACTCTTAGATGGCTGACTTTGCTATGTCTATGTAGAGTATCTACAAAGTGGGAGGGCGACCGAAAAATCAGATGTTTATAGCTTTGGAGTCTTGTTACTCGAGCTGGTGACTGGGAAGAGACCAACTGATCCATCATTTGTAAAGAGAGGCTTGAATGTTGTTGGTTGGGTAAGCTCTAAAAACGCATCTTTCTGCCCAAAACATTACTCTTTATGGTTCTATAAACTTTCTACGATGGTTCCGTCGAGGATCGATAGAAGCAAATGAAATTTGAGCTCAATTTCGTTCgagaaaattagttttttcaaTGTTCTAGACAGCAAATGTAAtgacccaagtccaccgctagcagatattgtcttttttgggcctTCCCtcttgggcttcccctcggtttttaaaatgtgtctgctacggatatgtttccacacccttctgaAGGGTGTTCGTTCTCCtacccaaccgatgtgagatctcacaatccacccccttcaagacCCAGCGCccttgctggcactcattcccttctccaatcgatgtgggaccctcaaatccacctccctttagggtccagcgtccttgttggcacaccgcctcgtgtccacccccttcgggattCAACCTCCTCGTAGGCACATCTTCCAATGtcggctctaataccatttataacgacccaagtccaccactagcatatattgttctctttggggtttctcttttgagtttgatctcaaggtttttaaaaacgcatctgctaaagagaggtttccacacccttacaaaacAATACTCTTTATGGTTCTAAAAACTTTCTACGATGGTACCGTCAAGGATAGAAGCAAATGAACTTTGAGCTCACTTTTTGTTTGAGAAAATTAGCTTTTTCAATGTTCTAGACTGCTAATGTATGCACAGACACACATATTCACTGTTAGAACATGATGATTCATTACAGATGCACACATTATTGggagaaaacaaaatggaTGAGATAGTCGATAAAAGGTGCAAGGACGTCGATGCCGATACAGTCGAAGCAATCCTTGAAATAGCAGCCAAATGCACGGATGCTGACCCAGACAATCGGCCATCGATGAGTCAAGTTTTGCAGTTTCTAGAGCAAGAAGTCATGTCACCATGTCCTAGTGATTTCTATGAGTCTCATTCTGATTATTCTTGAAACTCTGTAACAGAAATGCTTATATAACTCCAGATCAGTGCAGTCCTTGAATATTTCATCTCTCTCAATGAAATATGCAGATCATGGAGTTTGATGGTTAGCCTAGCTCTGTCTTGACTTGACTGGTAagttatatataatgtttGGTCTTGTAGAAAGAAAATTGTGTATGATATTGATTGATTTCTTACTGTAATACTGCTATATTGTCTTTCttcggtttttttttaaggtttttaaaatgcgtcgctagggagaggtttccaattcgaggcctagtgtcctcgttggcactcatttccttctctaatcaatgtaggactccccaatccacctccctttggggcctagcatccATGCTAGCACAAcgcctcatgtctactccCTTCAGGACTCACttcctcgttgacacatcgttcggtgtctagctctgataccattggtAATAACTCAAGTcgaccgctagcaaatatagTCCTCTTGAAGCTtttcttcaaggtttttaaaatgcgttttttagggagaagtttatacacttttataaacaatgtttcatttttatctcCGATCGATGTAGTATCTCACATTTACTTAAAGTGTGGCAAAAGGGTTTCTGAGTTTAACTCCAAATGTCAAAAGTAAGGTATAAAGCCACCTACTGCCACTGACTTTCTGCTGTATCCTTCTGTTCTTGGCTGTTGACTGTTTTTTTAAAGTCAAATCTGTAACAGGGGCTGACAAACCCATCTGCAAGAGAATCTGTATCAGACTCCTGCCCCCCTCGGTTGAATTCTATGTAATGTAATTCCTTTACACTGATTGGATGCTAATGATTATTTTGTTAGGTTAT is drawn from Cucurbita pepo subsp. pepo cultivar mu-cu-16 chromosome LG09, ASM280686v2, whole genome shotgun sequence and contains these coding sequences:
- the LOC111801460 gene encoding LRR receptor-like serine/threonine-protein kinase FEI 2; translation: MKPSSSFLSNSAAASSMCKEIQMGMFVLAFSSILLWTLFGSCTLALTPDGLALLEIRSAFNDSKNLLGDWEASDESPCKWTGISCHLEDQRVSSINLPYMQLGGIISPSIGKLSRLQRLALHQNGLHGYIPNEITKCIQLRALYLRSNYLQGGIPSDIGSLSALTILDLSGNSLKGAIPSSIGRLSLLRHLNLSTNFFSGEIPDFGVLSTFGSNSFVGNLDLCGHQVNKACQTSLGFPAVLPHAESDEASVPVKRPSHYIKGVLIGAVSTMGVAFVVLVPFLWIRWLSKKERAAKRYTEVKKQVVHEPNTKLITFHGDLPYPSCEIIEKLESLEEEDVVGSGGFGIVYRMVMNDCGTFAVKKIDGSRKDSDQVFERELEILGCIKHINLVNLRGYCSLPTSKLLIYDFLAMGSLDDFLHEQESERRPLDWRARLKVALGSARGIAYLHHDCSPKIVHRDIKSSNILLDENLEPHVSDFGLAKLLVDEDSHVTTVVAGTFGYLAPEYLQSGRATEKSDVYSFGVLLLELVTGKRPTDPSFVKRGLNVVGWMHTLLGENKMDEIVDKRCKDVDADTVEAILEIAAKCTDADPDNRPSMSQVLQFLEQEVMSPCPSDFYESHSDYS